The following proteins are co-located in the Oceanispirochaeta sp. genome:
- a CDS encoding PhoH family protein: MINTDTIVIDDPDTLVQVCGPNDRNLKQLEGLLHTRIYTRGNEIHLAPENSEHSSLFESILNDLLFSVKQKKTPNSYMIETLFQYYTGENPLSDGKEFLTHEINIPGGKGRIIPRNLNQARFISLMENHDLSIGVGPAGTGKTFLAIAYALSEILNRRYRKLILTRPVVEAGETLGYLPGDLTQKLDPYLKPLFDAMEEILTTAAFQKIQDMKLYEISPLAYMRGRSLKNCIIVLDEAQNTTQEQMKMFLTRMGEGSRAIVTGDLTQIDLPCKEKSGLIHAAGILKNVDGIGFSSFQRGDVVRHPLVKKILEAYEQEHTN; this comes from the coding sequence TTGATAAACACTGATACGATCGTTATTGATGATCCGGATACACTGGTTCAAGTCTGTGGACCCAATGACCGGAACCTCAAACAGTTGGAAGGTTTACTGCATACTCGGATCTACACCAGAGGCAATGAAATCCATCTTGCACCTGAAAATAGTGAACATAGCTCTCTATTTGAATCTATACTCAATGATCTCCTTTTTTCTGTAAAACAGAAGAAGACCCCCAATTCCTATATGATCGAGACACTATTCCAGTATTATACAGGAGAAAATCCTCTTTCCGACGGAAAAGAGTTCCTGACTCATGAGATCAACATTCCCGGGGGGAAAGGCAGAATCATACCCAGGAATCTCAACCAGGCCCGTTTTATTTCTCTGATGGAGAATCATGATTTATCTATAGGAGTCGGTCCGGCAGGTACGGGGAAAACATTTCTGGCAATTGCCTATGCCCTGAGCGAAATACTCAACCGGCGCTATCGCAAGCTTATACTCACACGGCCTGTTGTTGAAGCAGGAGAGACTCTGGGATACCTTCCAGGTGATTTGACACAAAAACTGGATCCTTACCTGAAACCCCTGTTTGATGCAATGGAAGAGATATTGACGACGGCAGCTTTTCAAAAAATACAGGATATGAAACTATATGAAATTTCACCCCTGGCTTATATGCGAGGACGCAGTTTGAAGAATTGCATCATAGTCCTTGATGAGGCTCAAAATACGACACAGGAACAGATGAAAATGTTCCTCACCAGGATGGGAGAGGGGTCTCGTGCTATTGTAACTGGAGATTTAACTCAAATTGATCTTCCCTGTAAGGAAAAATCCGGATTGATCCATGCCGCAGGGATTCTAAAGAATGTTGATGGCATTGGTTTTTCATCATTTCAAAGAGGAGATGTGGTACGTCACCCACTTGTAAAAAAAATATTAGAGGCTTATGAACAGGAACATACGAATTAA